The following nucleotide sequence is from Drosophila simulans strain w501 chromosome 3L, Prin_Dsim_3.1, whole genome shotgun sequence.
GCAAaacccaaataataaaaaaaacagcaacaacaacgaaaaccaacaaaaacaaataaccgACAAAAAAGCAGCTCCGTGGGTTTCCACTGTGTTTGCTGGGCGAGCCGGCGGCAGTTGCCGAGCGTGTTTGCTGCCGTCTAGCCGTGCCGCATTTAGCGGAACTCTCGAGagttgtatctttgtatctgcgaTTTGTCGAATGGATATCTCGTTTCACAGCGACTGTATTTTGTTTCGGTGTTCTGATACTTCTGCTGCAGCGTCGCGTGTTTATTTCCGTGTaactaaattaatttagaaacCGCTTATGTGGGGAGTTCGAGCCAGCAAATATAATAACGTAATCCAACCGCCTCCGCAGATTCATAACGCGCACCACGCGTTCCGCCAGTCGCCAGAGCTCCGCCGGACACTCCCCACCTCCGCCGCTGCATCGCAGTGACGACTCCTCCAGCAGTTCACCCTCACCGACCCGCAGACGGAATAAGCCAGGTGGTGCTCCTGCCGCCACCGATCCACCATCCTCGTCGGCGAACGGGAATAGCTCCGCTTATGAGACGGCAGCCACCACTGTGATGACCCATGACCAGCAGCGAGATCCTCCAGTTGAAGTTCCTAAGGCTCTAACCGTCGAGCCACCGCAGCCAGAAGACATCGTCCTGGGCTCCTGCCCCACTGCATCTGCCCACTCAGGTGAGTCCTTGAGTCTctaatctgtatctgtgtttcGTTGTTGCTTGCGTGACGTCTCTGTGTTGCCTGTTTGTGTTTCGAGTTCCAGTTCGTCCATGAGCGTTTTGTTATGTCCTTGCTACCCCGCTTACTGATCCTTTGCTTCCAAAAAACAGTTTTCCATTCATGGCCTTGGCAGAGTTCTTTATTATCCTTGGGAAACTCTCTTCCCGCTTACTCCACGCATCCTGTTCGAATTTCATTGTTAGGAGGAGAATCCCATTTAccttttatatatacacagcAACTTATTTGGGATATTAATATCAAATTACGTCTTGAGCTCCATTTATCATTATAAATTTGTAGATCAACACCAATCAAATTGTAGTTATATAATCGAAATTTCCTTCTTAATTACTGCTTAGATTGGTACAGGTTAATTACACAGTTCAGTAGATCATAAAATTAGACCAGCCATTTTTGGTCTATGTAATGATTTTTAAGCCTTTCATCATTCCCAGTCATCAATTTTTCAAGGTTTACATATGACTAATGATGCATCAGTTGTTGGATTACAATATTACGATCTTCTTACATTGAACCCTTAGTATCACAATAGATACAAATCATTTCTTCTCCGCTGGCTGGCTATTATTTGCCTTGATCGTTTTCTGATCTCACACTTCAATTTACCTTCGCTTAGCCCACTTTGCGAACATTACAAATTCATTAGTTCTTTGGGGAAACTTTCCCAACCAAAGTTCGGTAATTAGCCCGCCCCATGCCGATTCAGCCCTGAACCGTGGGCCTGTCAACGTTTTCTGCAAATTAGCcgaaaaataaagccaaaaactCCATCATCGGAAGAGGCGAGTCGCCGTGTTGCttcgtttctgtttcttttgcTTGGAACActtaaaagcaatttaaactaaattagaTTTTTGTCGGCTTGCCAATCAAGCGAAAACGTTTTCTAGACAAATGTTAATTTGGCTCATGAGGCCTTCGGTcaaaacatttaaatcaaattgcaattgagcAACTCGATTCAAGTCGTCGAATCAATTCCAAAATGTTTTGACTGCCGAGGTTTCTCGAATGTCAGAAAAGTCTAACATTCCGAATTATTATATAAGAAGATAATTTGCGCAATTTTTATTCGCATTATGAGTGTCAGTGTTTCCCCAGAAATGCTTTTCGCAAACCTTCCCTCtgtataaatgaataaaattgtttgtcaTTTGATAAAATCGATGCCCAGTCTTCACGCAACTTAGGCAAATGAAAGATGCCATAAAATTGCTAATAGACcccaaacaaaacccaaaacccaaccAGACCGCTCTTCGACGACGAGAGCTGTGcccaattttcattttatttatcaatgaaTGGATCGGacggatcggatcggaacCGGGTTTATTATCAATGGCTGGACAAGGGTTTCATAAATTTTTGACAGTCGTCTCTGTGCGTCTGGCATAACGGATTGAGAAAGTCCGCCCGAAGATCGTTGACATAGATCCGATGGTTATGGGAAGTTTCCGTTTAATCGAATAGATTTAGTAAGCATTTGCGACCACACAGAACGAACGCGCAGCTgctaaaaaatcaataaacaactatgatgctgatgatggctATGATCGATCGCTCAGCCGTATCGATTTCGTTTCAATTGTTTTCGGCCTTTGTTTTGCCACTGCGCGTAttgatttcaatatttaccaatttggcaatttttgaTTCATTTTATGTggaattaatttgattttcgcGAGCTGTCTAGAGGGCCAACGATCGCCCCGAAAGTTTAGAGCGTTCACTGATCTCTGACAGCCAGCAGAAGGCAATGAACGGGCGGAACCCGGAGATGCTGGCAGATGATTtgccgaaaaatgtttttcgcCCCTTTCTTTTGGCCCGTCTTCTGGGTGGATTATGAAATCTTTGGGGTTTTACATAAGCCACCACTTTGGGGGCCAAAACATCAAAGTTGAAATGGATTACAGAGCTTCCAGCTGTTTTGTTTGCAAAGAATCTATGGGGAAATCACAGATTCCTCATCAATTCGATGCCCAGACTTGAGATAATACTTTTTATGGTATTTTCGATTCGAAACCATTACACAAAGTTCCCACACTCAGAGCTCTTCAGCGAGTCATAAATTCTGGTTTATTTGTGAACGAAATCTAATCGCTGGACGATAATCTAATCGCTGGCTCTGTCAGTTTAATGTCCAATAAAGTCAGCAAAGCTAATACATCATCGTTAAATAGAGACCTAATGACCTGAGATCGACTCGAAAACTTTCGTTTGGCGCCTAATGCATTTCTTTTGTCCCAGAGACTTTCGCAACTATTTCGTGTTTGTCACCACACCAATCAATCTTAGCCAGCTAGCCATTAGATTGGAGCCGAGTTTTTCCCCCAGACACCCATATTTGCATTATGCaatccaaaaccaaaacaacagcaacagcagcaaccacaacaagcAGCAATCATAAGCTTTAATGTCTCACTAAAACTCCACGCATTTTACCCTCCTAaaaaatgacaacaacaaaaaaacacatcaAAATGCTACAGCAGACAGCCAAAGTCGAGGAAAAGCTGGCAAATGCAGTATTAATTGCACctacagccacagccacagcaccaacaacaactgcaacgcGCGACaacgcaacagcagcagcagcaacaacaccatcagcagcaacagcagcagcagcaaaagcacttgcaacaacaatagcaaacAGCAACACGCCACGCCCATGCCGCCCCTAGCTAATGCCAACAAAGCCCCGTTAATTGTGCTTAAGACAGccgcatctgcagcagcaacgtccattgcagcagcagcagcagcagcaacatccagcggcacggcagcaacatctgctGCTGGTTCGCCCGTCAAGCGTCGCAAGAATCCGCTGTCGCCGCTGCTCCTCGGCAGCCAGTGCCAGTCCACCATTGCGCCTCCGCAGGCCATTGCCAGTCCGCTCCtgagcggcggcagctgctcctcctcgacCACCTCGCCCCAATCCTCGCCAGCGGTTCGCACCACCAAGGCGAGTCGTCTGCGCGCCGCCGCGCTTGGTGagtctcctcctcctcctaccAGTCCATCTTCATCCCCGAATTGGTGGAGGTCATCAGGTTTTCCATCTGTCCAAATCCATTACCCCCGTAGCCTAACCACTGtagtttgttttgtgtgcaCTTATGTTTTCTGGTAACACACAAACTTTCTCATGCAACCAAACCTCAATAAACAAAGGTTTAAAATCACTTCATATCTTTATAATCGATTTTATATATGAAAGTGTctataataacaatttttaagattacattttatttaataacaatatcaGATTTCAATTCATCTTATTACCAACTGTCGGTTGAAACTCGTAATAGTTATTGTAGAGAATGGTTGTACGTGTTTCTCTGTGTTGCCACGCCTGCATTTCATCATCCTCAATATCGTGTGTGTTTCCCCTTCTTCTAACCCAACCCGCAGATAAAAAGAAGGAAGAGGAGCAGCGCCATCGCTACAGTTCGCCCGTTTCGCCAAGAGCCTCCAGCAACGGAGGAGTCCAAGCACAACGTCGTCTTAGCAACTCGGAGCTATCGCCCAAGTCGCCAGGTGCCAGTGGATTCACTTCGGAGCCAGTCGCGTCAGCCACTGCGAACAGAGTCCCCGCGAGATCTGCCTCCCATCCTGTGGACACACCGCCCACACAAAGGCGACAGCCTCTGGTTGCCGTAAGTTCGGGCATCTCCATGAAGCAGAGTCTCAGCGAGCTGCACTTCACGGGTGGAGCAGTCAGTCCGCCCAAGGCTACGGCGGAATGCACTCTGAGGATGCGACCACGTAGCTCCACGATGAGCACCGAGGACACGGAGAATGGCCGACGTGACCACTTGGCTAATCTGCAATTAAGTCCcgtgcaaaagcaaaagcgaacAGTAAGCGGAAACTGGAATTTTCATGAAGTAAACCACATTACAGGTTAAAGAGTCCAGTTGGAAACCTTCTTAACCTTCTAAAGTGGTTTATCTCCTGAAATTTAATTCTTGTTAATTGCTTATATTAATCCATCTATATTTTACAGCCCGAAGTGTCACCACGCCGTTTGGGAGATCGCGACAAGTCGGCCAAACGGAAATCGAATTTGAATCGTTCGTTGACCGAGGAAGCCACCAAGGATGGCGGTAAGTTGGCTGGAAACAGCAACGGATGCAGTGCAGCGACAGCAAACAGCAAGGGGAGATGATCAGCAGGGCACCAAATTTGGAACGCCTTCAAGCTTGAATAAGCATTCCAATGAGTCCGCAGCAAAGAGGAGAGACCTCATTATGATTCATTCGATCTTCGAGCGTCATGTGGCAACCATCGCCTCAGAATAATACGTATTTTAAATACCACTTTCAACACATTCACTTAAATCATTTTGTGCTGCGTCCAGAAAGCTTTTTCACCGAAAGAACTTGtgtaaaatatgttaaaatcCAAGCTGTGCTGAGTCCCTACTTATTGTTATGCACGTGTTATGTCCAGAATCTGCTTATTTAGCTCATGAGATCCAACGAGTGGTTACTAATTCCTGATCTTCTCTTGCAGATGAGGTTGCATCTTCGACACGCCGACGCCGACGTCGTGAACTGGGAATGGCTCGTCCCCTGGTTCCGGGCGATGATGACGCCCTGAGAGATTTGCTAACGCCGCAGAAGAGTTCCTGCAGCGAGTCAACCAACTCCATATCCGAACCCCATCTCCAGTTCATACCAACCGTTCGTCATCCGGTGGTTCCGGTACGCACCATGACTGCTGTGCTGCCTGCACCACGACCACTTCATACTCCTGCAGCTCGCAACGTCACCCAGAAGTTCAATGAAAGGACCAAAACCGATCTGGCCGAGATCAAGAAGATTGCTGAGCAATCGGAGGCGCAGATGCAACAGCATTCGGTGGATGATAACCAGAAAATGTCAGCCATAATGCGCAGGAAGAGCACGGATGAGGGAGGAGCTGCTTTGGGGGCAACAAGCCAGAATTCACCACCTGCCCCAAACCAAATTGTATCCATACTGAAGAAGAAGGAACTTGGACTTGGCGAGTGCAACTCCAGTGCTTCAAGCAATCCCTCGCCGGTGACCTTCTCTTCTAGCGTGGTGGATCATCCTTTGGCTGGAGCTGGCCGCTGCAAACGGCAGGGAATACTCAAGAAGAGATCGAGTCTAGATGAATCGCGCTACTACTCCCGTTCGCATTCACCCGACGAACGTAGTATTCTCATTAAGTCGGCCAGGAGGAATTCCCTGGAGGAAGCGGGCACTGGACTGAGTCCGGCCCAGGCTCATGGAATCCTCAAGCAGAGCAGCTACGACAGCAGCAAGAGCGACGGCTGCCCTTCGGCCACGGAGAGCCAGCCACACAGTATCCTGAAGAAGAAGGACTCGCTATCAACACCTTCGGACGGAGGATGCCACAAGCATGTTTCTATATCGCAAGCTGTAactttggctgctgctgaacTGGCTGCCCATGATGGAATCACCTTCGATGATGGTGAGGAGCATGAGATACGACCGATCCTAAAGCAGGAGAGCACCTCCAGCGAGGAGGCTGTGCGTCCGCCAAAGCCCATACTCAAAAAGAAATCCTTTGGCGAGGCTGATGAACACGAAATACGTCCTATATTGAAGAGCTCTCGTAAAAGCAGTCGAGAGGAGTTCGATTTGAGTGGCTTGGAAAACGAGGTCAACGATTCCCTTTCGTCAATCCTAAAGACAGACTCGCCGTCCAAGCGTCGGTCGCTCGGTTCAGCCTTGCATGATTTGGAGGAGTCCACCACTTCTCCGAGTTTGCTAAAGAGGCGCACCCGTTCGTTGGAACGTCAAGATGTCCAGCCTGGCATGGATTTGGCAGCTGCACTGGATGCCATCGCCACCTCGCAGGCTGCTCCCAGCACCCCGGTGGACTTCGTGACCACACCAACAAGTATATCGGTGGCGGAGCGGATCAAGCGCATGGAGATGCTATCGACGCCCACTTCCCGTGCGGCGGGTGGGGCCAACAGCAGCTGGGAATCGCCACTGCAGGCAACGTCAGCGGAGCGAGGAGCACCCACCACCCCAAGGGTTCTCAAGCCAAGTGTGCTGCGCAGGGATTTGCAGAGGGAGCGGTACAAAACGCAACCCGTGACCAACGAGGAGATGAGCTTGTAAGTCAAAACTAATTGCTACTGCTCCGTTTTAGGAGTATTACACTTTATGAAAAACTATGAATATGGATGATATGAAAAACTTCATAAATATCCTTGTCGGGACAGTATTTTCCAGAATTTCCATTCAAATTGCCACATTCTCGCTCacaaattgcgcatacgtcGTGTGGCCCGTCAAGCTGTCAACTGATTCTGCAGCGAACGCCAGTTCACGCTTCGTTGGTCCCAAGAATTCCAGCccccgaatccgaatcccaatccgtatccgtatctgtgtTTGCGTGGAGCAATATTTGTCTATATACTCGCATTCATTGCTATTTTTGGTCCGCCGAGCACATTTCTGGCTGGCACTTGGCCGAgcctataaatatttataccatCATGGTGCCCACAACCCCGCCTCATTGTCAACTGGAAAATGTACCAGTTGTTTGGCCATTCATGCGCCATAGCCGACATTATAATCCAGTCATGATCGGCTTAATTAACTTTACTGTGGACATACTCCGGTAAACACGTAGCCATAAACTAGCCGATTCTGATGGAAACTTCAACACATTTCGCCCGCGGATATTTTGGCAATAGTTTAATTGCTTTCCCATTGCTCCGCATCCAAATGTCAACAAGTTTCGTTGGCGAGCAAGCCATTGAAATCCTCCATGGCTGCTGACCTCAATTCGATCCGCTGTCATATCATTCACTTTTCTTTGCCgccttttagtttttattggcCCGACTGGCTGTTGCTAGTGTCACTTAAGCAGCTTATTGCTTGCCTAATTACCTGCGCAACTATTGAGGCCAACAAGAACACGGCGTTGtgcgaaatacaaataaaggTTAGTAATGGCCAGCGATTATCGAAGGTCGATTGGATTCGCGAGTTTGGAAGAGCATCCATAGAAAGAAATATGCTCATATGTGCGGAAATATTTGTTCCTAGTCTTTCTAGAACCAAAATGAGATACCATCAAGTACTATCTTACCATCGTTCGCAAACAATTAGCTCTTACCAACTTGTTGGCCACGAATTCCCACCTGAAATGGGCAATTTCTGCGAATCGCGGATTGGCCAATGTCGTGCTCGTAAACCCAGTTTCTTTGCTAAAAGCATTTTAGAATTTTGACTAGAAGATAGAGTGGCACCTCTTCCACTTCCTTTGCCACTTCCACCTGCGCCGCCTCAAAGTTGCCCGTTCTTGTTTAACTGTGTTTTTATGTCAGCATTTTATGTGCTTGTTGGTGAGTGAGTGTTTGgctgttattattgttattgttgttttgtgttttggggGGCCTTTGTTCCACTCTGGCACTCCCTTCCCtcaaaaaagcaacaataCAGCGAAATCaaccaacaataacagcatAAGCCAGGTTGTTCTGGaaggcttttgtttttgtttcacaCTCTCGCTGGCTGTCACATTTGCATTCAGCGAacggtattgtcaatatctTTTGCACTTTTGCCGACGCTTCGTGCCGTGAAATTTATGCTGTCCATATTCGCCAGTTGCATTCAGTAGTTTGCAGCGGGCGAACGcgttcagatacagatacttttgtatcttcTATCTCGAATTTCCGTGTCTGCACCTTTGGACCAGGAGGATTCCCCGGAAGGGCGGCAGTCGTTCCATGTTATTGCTGCAGCGACGTCAGAGCGAAAAAATGTTTGAGGCGTATATTAGAAAACGGTAACAAGAAAACTCAAAATCAATCTCAAAAAAATGTCCAaagcaaaagcgaaaaaaattCGAATCGTAATCATTGAGCATTGAGATAGTAAAAAAGTGCACGCTGACATGTGTTGGCCGATTAAATCGATACAGCTCATAAATGTCCAATTCGAAGTTATGCTGTATCTTTCCTAATCTCCCGATAAGATAGCCAACGAAAAAGTAACAGTTAGTCAGCCACAAACGAGACTTTGCCTTTCGGTTTTACGGCTAAAAAAGAATCACATTAATAGCCCAATCGTAAACATGTCAAAAAAACGAACTTTGCGGCGAGATCTATGCAGGTTTCCCTATGgggaaataattattttatgcgCCCATTGAGAAATTGTCTGCATGTCTgcattttctataaataaatcatgTATGTCACACCTCAGACGGTCGGTCCATTCACAAATTCTTTAAATGAGTATTATGCATAATGGCAgggccaaaaacaatgcaCTTTTATGTTGCAGTTAAGAGTGAAGTTATTTATGCCTTGCCATTTTTAAGCACGATTATTAGTCATATTAGATTGTACTTTGAATGATGTCCAGTTTTTAGTATTATAGCTGTATTATATTTGCTTTGCTCTTTGCCTTGCCGAAGATTTCTCTTTCCCCAAACGAAAGAGTCAAAGAAAATGCACCGCAAAGGAAAAACCAACGAAGACATTTCCCAGACAGACGGCggaaaagaaggaaaataccataccaaaataaatataaagcacgggcaataaaaaaggcaagaaaataaagctgaaaataatttaaatttgccgacagcgacgtcgactgcggcAGAGCAGCACCTCCCCACCACTTTCCTCTGCCGACGTTCTCTGCTCTTCAGCTCGGCGTTTtgtttgtacaatttttgcGCTCAGTTGCTCGCGATcgctttttcacttttcacgtATCCGAAGCAGCgctgaaatataaattgtattttacgTAAAGAACTCGAATTTGAGTATCGGAAAACTATAAATTCCCCGCCTCGTAGATAGGAAAATAAACAGTGAATAGTGTGTGCAGAAGAAATCGAAACTAACTGATAAATTTATCATCCAAATCGCGGCGGTTCGGTTCGGTCTTCGCGTTATCAGGTGCAGAACCAGATAGTAGGGAGTAACTATACCCTATAGTCGCATGTGTGTGCTTAGTGGAAGGAGAACCACGTTCCCTTCGGAAATTCTTGGCCAGTTGCCGGTAGACGAGCTCGCTAACCGCGTGTGAATTGAAAAAGGTAgtcaataaaatgaaatttgggAAAATCCGTGGAAATTCAGTGAGAAGATGTGTGCCACGAATCGCTAGTTTTCTCGCTCtcgaaatgtatatatttcgtAATgcgctaaaaataaattccatgAAAGTGTGCAGTCGtgcagccaaatgaaaattccaaCATTCGAGTGccacaaattgccaaatttgcgaaatatatttaaattatatagcAATGCCAGTGTCTGCAATAATTTGCGTGctaaatgtgtgttttttgccCGTGAAATATTCCGCCAAATGTCTGCGGTTTGTGTATCCGCTAGATTGGCAAAATCCGAGAGcagttttttatatattttggccaaatagcACCGCCGCTGCTCTTCGATTAGATCACTCGAAATCTACAGTCGTATATATTTGCTATAATTCTCGACAACTGTTGCCGcaaatcattatttttttttgagcctCGAAGTGTTCGAAATTCCAACGAGAGAATTCTCACGGACCGTTTTTGCCTCCATCGCCCTCAGTTGAAATCCAATTAGCCAGTTGTTGcattaaaatgttgtatatttttagtctttttgttattttccgcTTCCTCTTTTCAACATTCGATGTGCGCCAGGCGTGGAAAATAGGCCtgataaacaaaacaaatatcgGAAAAAGTCGAGAGTCGAACAAGTTGTAGGTGAGGTACTAAATATAGAAAGAAAATGTTCAAGAGGCCTTTGGAGGGTGATCAACTTGCAAGTTTATGCAGCAGAGAGCCTGTGTGTGGATAAATACACACAATCGGCATTACATATATTTAGCTTTTATTCCTCTTATCATCAATTCAATTACCTTTCACTGCTGGCTTTTTATTGCCGAAACCGTTTGGCTAATTCTTCTGGCCATCGACGGGCTTGTAAACTTTTACCTTCGCTCCCCTGGAGGCGCGCAGTGAatccacaacagcagcagccggcaGCGCCAAAGTTTCACCACCAAAACACAattaagttggccaaaattgCCTATAATTATGTCCGAGGGAGAATGATAGAGATGAATGTTCACAAAGAGATTCACAGTGTATTAAGCCTGTTGTTATGTAAATTTCTGCGCCgggggaaaacaaacaatgtATATGCTATACAAATATTTctccataaattataaaattgacATATTAAAACATGATATTAAAACATGAAACCAAAACCATCGTTGACCTGCGCTTATTgatttgtatatattcttCTATTACAGCTTCAAAGCCAACTCCGCGCCCTTCGACATCTCGGCCACATCGGCCTTCAAGCCCACCAAGCCGCTGGACATCCGCTTGACCCACGCACCGCACCCACCGCTGATTTCCCCGATCACCGGACAGCCACTCAGCCACGTGCCCGCGCCACTGCTGCTATCCTCGTCGACGAACTCGGGAGCGGGATCCTCGTTCCGCCTGGCCCGCAGCTCCACCCAACCGCTGCAGTCGCCGCGAGTTGTCCACCTGGCCGGTCAGGCTACTGGTGGCTCCGCTTTGGCACGCCAGAACTCGGTGAACGACAGCATCAATCTCAGCGAGCAGCTAACCCTATCCATCGGCACGGACAGCGAGCACATCTTTGAGATGTCCGCTCTGGAGGAGGACTCGGCCATCCAGTCGCTGAGCGACGAGACAGCCGCTTCCGCATCTGCCAACTCAACCTCCGCGACCACCGCAACCACCATGACACCGGCCAGCGGCCTCACGCGGAGCAACAGCGTTCGGGCCAGGGCCAATATGTTCCAGCAATTGCAGGAGCAGTCGCGCAACCAACGGGCAACGGGTTAGTATAGTAGCCAAATAATAGCAAAGGTCTGCTGATGGGGAGTTTGTGGGTCGGGATGCCATTCACCCACCTATCAGCACCGCCATTATCGTCGTCATTCGCTGGCTTCGCAGAAATTAGCATGAAGCAATAAAGCAGACGAGCAGCGACCGCTAAGTGAACCGGTGGCACCGCGAACTTGGTTGCCCCATGTCGCAAACCGACCGGAACAAGAAGGCCAAGACCACAGTGGCCAGAATGGGAGTAGATGAGAGCTGGAGTTGGGCTAGGGCCACAGTGCTTTTCTGTGGAGTTAGCAGTATTGTAGCGAAGGAAGTTAGTTGataggaaaataaatagataGAGCTTAACGATTGGAGTTAGttagtaaataatttatgacaaTTCTATTTTATGGGCCACTTTGGATGACACTAAGCAAACACCTAAACATTTGAGAGCCCCATCAAAAGCCATACCTTTGCGAATATTAATTAGTTAGGGCCCCCACTGCTGGTCAATGTGTGTAGAGCCCACTCCAGAGTGCTTGCCAGATTTTGCCATTAGCTCGGTGTTGTTACGGCAGGCCTCTCATggttgttggccaagttaataAGCTGTAAAATGTGTGTCACTTGCCTCACACTCACCCGCACTTCGGAAAGTCGCCGTCTCCGGCAATCAGCAACTAATTGAGGCTTGCGTGTTGCGCAACATTTGTGACCAGGTGAATGGGACACAGGAAGGGGGCTAGTCGGGGGTTTGTGGTGCAGGTCACTTTAGATTAGACTTTCGTTATCGAGCCCGTATCGAAGTCATGTAATAGTAACCAGGCCCGCCTGGAGAACTATGCCAAAATTTGAACGTTATTAGTAGTACACTCGAAGAGAAAGCACATAACAATTTTCTTATTCTTGTTTGTGCAACACTTTTGGGatacaacatttaatttattaacttaGATATGCCTACCACCATCAAGCGGCACAGTACAACCATTGTAATCAAATCATACATTTCAGGAACCTCCACCACCCGTCAATCTCCACCAGCGTCATCGGCGGAGGTGTCTTCAAGTGCAGCCGGCAACTCCATGCAGAGTGACGAGCAGTCCACCCCAAATGCAACGATAGATGCGGAATTCGGTGAGTAACTATATGGATATTAATCGATTCTtaagggaggagactgataACTCAGATAAGCTGGGAACATAGAGATATACTCCAGCTTTTCCGGCTTtcaactcctcctcctcaacTTGGCCATTTTATCTTTTACGTTTGATTTGCACGATGCTCATTTGGAATGATAAACATGTACAAAAtacttattgttgttgcttacTGTGTCTGTGTTTTCTATAATTTCAT
It contains:
- the LOC6736492 gene encoding mucin-12 isoform X15, giving the protein MLALKECLIREGVLNLDSPEKYRPYHLHGSKSSGAMDFPRYRKTIAASSDLSTAPATAKTSCQPPEPLKQKPPQQQTTKDSEDSSSQKSAPVQSYRGQHPHFHHHTTPAYYTDLQLRIHTPNASDVGALNENYRSVYSTPSTQLVEQRSFPKSSTATKDPPLPISNPARGTFFRGDSASSDSHSRLRRSQQRTGSEGRFFRYSQGSASPTKGEPPIGHEGGEQPPVVASHSPITSTSTATISSCNPVEQASPPPTVVNPSGSGRNSRHKQRFHSRSRRAVRVRSESRPISALYDIICKEKNLENSSSSSSSTEQEKKKDQEQPKATTDKLATFWPLHHHYLNPPMSSGNSGGSSGNPKQQQQQQQQLEQLGHQTHLVLGASKELPAGSSSDEEGCLRNLHSSRKVTNLNAKATSLPPEEGLSGDVSLESSSNRLNLRLARSLEPSVRNISASASKEVQSYDAGEPVNTNRLFVEPPKIPLSAIRNTLDDHDLDIEECDSTTQFDQGDVYDTLERWSQGVSLGAHLLNGANGYDQSDPEADHQTDHQHAHQSLPVEPKSHHHQHHQATNARRFITRTTRSASRQSSAGHSPPPPLHRSDDSSSSSPSPTRRRNKPGGAPAATDPPSSSANGNSSAYETAATTVMTHDQQRDPPVEVPKALTVEPPQPEDIVLGSCPTASAHSADSQSRGKAGKCSINCTYSHSHSTNNNCNARQRNSSSSNNTISSNSSSSKSTCNNNSKQQHATPMPPLANANKAPLIVLKTAASAAATSIAAAAAAATSSGTAATSAAGSPVKRRKNPLSPLLLGSQCQSTIAPPQAIASPLLSGGSCSSSTTSPQSSPAVRTTKASRLRAAALDKKKEEEQRHRYSSPVSPRASSNGGVQAQRRLSNSELSPKSPGASGFTSEPVASATANRVPARSASHPVDTPPTQRRQPLVAVSSGISMKQSLSELHFTGGAVSPPKATAECTLRMRPRSSTMSTEDTENGRRDHLANLQLSPVQKQKRTPEVSPRRLGDRDKSAKRKSNLNRSLTEEATKDGDEVASSTRRRRRRELGMARPLVPGDDDALRDLLTPQKSSCSESTNSISEPHLQFIPTVRHPVVPVRTMTAVLPAPRPLHTPAARNVTQKFNERTKTDLAEIKKIAEQSEAQMQQHSVDDNQKMSAIMRRKSTDEGGAALGATSQNSPPAPNQIVSILKKKELGLGECNSSASSNPSPVTFSSSVVDHPLAGAGRCKRQGILKKRSSLDESRYYSRSHSPDERSILIKSARRNSLEEAGTGLSPAQAHGILKQSSYDSSKSDGCPSATESQPHSILKKKDSLSTPSDGGCHKHVSISQAVTLAAAELAAHDGITFDDGEEHEIRPILKQESTSSEEAVRPPKPILKKKSFGEADEHEIRPILKSSRKSSREEFDLSGLENEVNDSLSSILKTDSPSKRRSLGSALHDLEESTTSPSLLKRRTRSLERQDVQPGMDLAAALDAIATSQAAPSTPVDFVTTPTSISVAERIKRMEMLSTPTSRAAGGANSSWESPLQATSAERGAPTTPRVLKPSVLRRDLQRERYKTQPVTNEEMSFFKANSAPFDISATSAFKPTKPLDIRLTHAPHPPLISPITGQPLSHVPAPLLLSSSTNSGAGSSFRLARSSTQPLQSPRVVHLAGQATGGSALARQNSVNDSINLSEQLTLSIGTDSEHIFEMSALEEDSAIQSLSDETAASASANSTSATTATTMTPASGLTRSNSVRARANMFQQLQEQSRNQRATGTSTTRQSPPASSAEVSSSAAGNSMQSDEQSTPNATIDAEFEPSSLSLAERLAFFSNLCESGGGGGSASAGGRYRSRTSSYSRSPPGDRTTPRSSTSASSVSVTPTPMDYSPIPHDKEPSSLTLESIIEPEQEEVKEQVVQDEVKLRKKEPVQRESPQHNGFHVLTRSATDPPPSTSPLRISIRTVGKLVLPDTFRGDRNNNSSSRSGSTSWSNSCMVKLQSLEPVSLSVHSRTIGKVKSPFIEKQQDKPHIEKLANGTSDSGSDSGKENCASNEQEHLQHQQSQDEDRAPPRVSEMRRKISRLVQQQQPQPQPVNRRHTTEITSVTVGMRSPNVDDRFAKYFGVKETCNSTTTLHKTQSLPPSQVEATNAHVKLPQITTVVSKRRELLKRTRPLSMDHYSSGCTSPTAMPSPKRAHSPVGRRKAAISSIEDIEVTPDELRAAGRNFKLLYGELLG